The following is a genomic window from Thermoanaerobaculia bacterium.
TCTTTTTCGGCTGACCCGAAGACGCCCCGGAATCGTCCGCTAGACGCTGCCCGGGCCGGCGATCACCTCGACGCGGAAGGGAATCTCCGCGCCGGCGGTGTGCACGACGATCTTCACCTTGACGCCGCCGTCGAGGCCGGTGGACCAGCGGATCGCTCCGTCGGCCTGCGACGTTCCGGCTTCGGGCGCGGTCGAGTCGCCGAGGTAGACCGTGATGCGGGCCGCGCTTTGGGGCGAAGCGACTCCGATCGAGAAGAGCCCGGCGGCCTCGGGCTGGAAGTGGAAGATGGCCGGGCGCTCGATCGCGACGGTGCCCTCACCGCGGGCCATCGCCGGTCCCCCCGCGACCGTCGCCGCCTGCAACACCAGCCGTTGCGGTTCCGCCGGCGGCAGTTGAACCTGGGGCGTCGACGAGGCGACGGCGGAGAGCGGAGTCGGAGCCGTCGGGGTCGCTGCCGGCTTCGCGCCCGGCTTGGGGGACGCGGCTGCCGGCGGCGGTGCCGGAGCCTGAGCAGCGGCCGGAGCGGCCGCGAAGAGCGCGGCTAGCAGGATCAGCAAGAGCGTCGTCGCGGCGGTCGAACGGGCGGCGGAGATCATCGGTTCACTCCTGGTCAGGGTCGTGCCGGGATGGCGCGGCGGCTGCCGTCTCCGCCGGCGAGAGTGGAGCGATGGTACCAAAGCGCGCACTGCGGTTGCGCAACAGACGGACGAGCGCCCCCAGGCCGGTCGCGGAGGCCCCCAGTGCGACATTCGCGGCGCCGATCGCGAAGGCGAGCCGCCACTGTTCGAACAGCGTTCGATAGGCCGCGAGGAGGCTCGCTCCCGGAGCATAGATGTGGGTCGCCTCGGAGGTGACGCCGTTGAGCTCGAGGATGGTGAGCTCGAGGCCGGCGCGGAACTGCCCGACCGACGGGACCCGCAGGTCGAAGCGCCCGAAGTAGAAGCCCGGGAAGGTGCGGGCCAACGCCTCGATGGCGGCCTCGAGCTCGGCCGTCCGGTGCTCGCGAGCATCGAGAAAGACGGTGCCGCGGCAGTGGTTGCCGATCTCGACGAGCTGCACACGCTCGGCCGGTGCCGGTACCTCGTCGAGCCGCTCGAGATTCGCCTGCAGGTAGTAGGGGGCCATGCAGACAGCGCGATCGTCGGCGAGGATGAGCTCTTCGAGGCGCCGCCGGCCGTCGCCGACGACCACCGGAAAGCGCTTGCCGGTGATCGAGATGATCCGGCCGCGCTCCTCCTCCGGGTGGCGGACGTAGAAAACGCCGAACTCCTCGCCGGGGATGTATTGCTGGAGGAGCACTCGCCCTGCGGACTGTTCGAGGTAGCGCGCGAGCTCCGCCCCCGAGCGCACCACGGCGACCCCCCGTCCGCGCTCGCCGACGTCGGGCTTGAGAACGACCGGAAAGCCGAGGCCGGCCTCTCGCATCGCCGTCTCCAGACGGGCGAGTCGGCGATCGGGATCCGTGGGCAGATCGACGACCCGGAAACGGGCCACCGGAGCACCGGCCAGCCCCCGAAGAATGTCGCTCTTCGACTCTTCGACGAAGCCGCCCGACGGGATGCCCGGGTTGGCGGCGGTGAAGAGCGTCAGGTGCCGGTGGCGCAGGCCCAGCCAGAGGCCGTGCAGAACGACGGGGAACTGGAAGAGCCAGGCCGGCCAGAACTCCCACAGCGTGAGCCGCCGAAAGCGTCCGAGCAGCAGCCGGCGGCCGCGCCAGGTGAAGAGCGGCACGACGATGCGGACGAACAGGAAAACGACCGCGAAGGCGGCGACGATCGCCGGCAGGGCGACCCGCTCGTAGGAGCGGAATTGCGTCAGGATCGCGCCTCCGGTCCAGGCCGAGAGCCCGACGAGCAGCGGCGTCCAGACCACGCCCGCGAGCAGGAGCGCCACCGCGACGCGCGCGAATGGTGCGCGCAGGATGCCGGCGGCGAGAAAGAGCGGCAGACGGCTGCCGGGCACGAAGCGCGAGGCGAGAACCACCCGGTCGCCCCGCGCCGTGAACCAGCGCTCGGCGCGGTCGAGAGTCTCGCGGGTCAGCACCCATCGGAAAGGAACGCGCTCGAGGAGCCTTCTGCCGAGCAGACGACCGGCGAGGACGAGCAGCAGGTCCCCGACGAAGATGCCGGCGAGACAGGCCGCGGTGGCGGCAGCGAAGGAGAGCTTGCCGTGGGAGACCAGGAGCCCGGCGGCGACGCAGGTGAGGTCCTCGCTGACGAGAGTCGCTGCGGCGAGCAGCAGGCCGAGCAGAAGCTGGTGGCGGAGGGAGAGCCGGCCCGGCCCGCCGCTTCCGCTCTCCGGGTCGATCTGCTCGAGGGTTCCGAGGAGCCCGCCTGCCCAGTTTCCCGAGGGGCTCTCGGACGCCGGCGCGGGCTCGGGAGCGTCCGCCCAGACCACCGACGCAGAGAGCCCGGGCAGGAGGAGCAGAAGGAGCAGAGCGAGAGGGAAAAGGGCGCGAACCTCTTTCTGCCGGCTGCCGTTCGCGGCGAGGGGCATTCCGGCGGGTCCGCCTCAGCGGCTCCCGGATCCGGTGAGGAGCGCCAGGGTCGAGCGTTCGGGTGCGCCGGCGCAGCAGGGCGCGCCGTCGAAGTAGGCGACCTCCACTCGGGCGGTCTCCCGAAGCACCTCGAGGTGGCTCACGGTCGAGGCATCGTCCCGGTGCATGCAGACCGACGATGCCGACCGCGTGGGCGCATGACTGCGGTGAAAGCGGCGCAGCTCTTCGACGCCGCGAGCGGCGCGCTCGCCAGTGCGTGCCGTCCACAGCTCACTGCGCACCCGGGTGACCTCGAGGTCGCCACGGGAGGAGGAGCAGAGGAGGCCGCTGTCCGTCGTGATCGCTTGCGTTTGGAGATCGCTCCCGTTCCAGACCGCGCCGAGGGCGCCTTCTCCCGGGAGGTTCGCGATCAGGCGGAACGGGGCGCACTCGACCAGGGGCAGGCCTCTCAGGAGGGCCGCGACCTCCGGCAGGTCGCGGGCGCCGACGAGGGCCGGTATCAGGCTGCCCCGGCTGCGCCGGCCGGCCGCCGGGGGCTGGCCGTCGATGCTGCGGTTGAGCAGCGCCAGGATGAGCCCGCGCACGGTGGCCGCGAACCAGGTACCGCCGGAGTCGGGGTCGGTGGGCGAGAGGTAGGAGATGCCATTGGCCTGCCGCTCTCCGGGCGGTAGCCCGATGGCCCGGGTCCGGCGTTCATCGCGGTTGAAGAAGAAGTGGAACCGGTCGCCAGCGGTCAGCCAGGAAGCGGTGCACATGAGCCCTGGGCCTGCCAGTACTTGAGCGTGGAAGGCGCGATCCCGAAGTCTTCCGGCACCGCAATCGCGAAGCGCTCCAGCAGGATCGAGATCAGCGCGAAGTGATGCACGGTATGGGAGAGCAGGAACTGGAGCTCGCGTCGAACGGTGGAATGGCTCCAGTGGTCGGCATCCGGGCCACCTGGGCCAGTGGAGCCACCGGACTCGAGGCGAATCTGGATCGGCAGTTCCATGAGGTCCTCGTCGACGAGCACGAGCTCGCCGACGATCTCCCGCATCCGTGCCGCCGCGAACTCGAGGTCCGACTCGAGCCGGGGTTCCCGCGCCCGGGCATCGTAGTCGACGCGGAAAGCGGGGAGGCCGGCGAGGAAGGCGGAGTAGTGGTCGAGAACATGGCGCAGGTGCGGGCCCACCGTCCTGGCATGCCGTTCCGGGGTACGGGCGAAGGCGCTCTCCGGCAGACGTCCGAGGAGCTCGAGCGCCTGCTCGAGGCAGTGCAGGTTGGCCGCAACGACCGGGGGGAGGACTTCCATGGAGGGACCGATGATCTCGTCCGGGGCGCCCGGCGGTCAAGTCGCACCCGCTGCCCTCGCAGGCGCCGGGCCCGGGGTGGTTTATGCTCTGCGGGTTCGATGCGAGATCCCCGAAGCCAGTTTCGCCTCATCGTATCCGCTCTTCCTGCTCTGCTTGCGCTGACGCTCTTCGCGGGCGGCAGTGCGGCGATGGCGCAAACCGGCCCAGCGGGCAGCGAGCCGGCAGGCGGGTCCGCGACGCTGCCGAGCCCGGAGACTCCGGCTGCCCAGTCCGGCCCGACCGACCTGCCACGACCTCCCATCACCGTCGTGCACCTGCGCCTGCGGTCGATCCTGCAGCCGGTGGCGCAGCAGTTTCTGGTCGAAGCGCTGGCGGATGCCGACCGCAACGGCGCCGCCCTTCTGGTCGTGGAGCTCGACACTCCGGGTGGACTGCTCTCTTCGACCCGCGAGATCTCGACCGCGATGCTCGGGGCGGCGACGCCGGTGGTCGTCTACGTCGCGCCCTCCGGGGCGCAGGCCGCCTCGGCGGGTTTCTTCCTGCTGATGGCAGCCGACTTCGCCGCCATGGCACCGGGGACGAACACCGGCGCAGCCCATCCGGTCGGCGGACAGGGCGAGACCATCGAAGGCGTCATGGGCGAGAAAGTCGAACAGGACGCTGCGGCGACCATCCGGGCGCTGGCCGGCCGTCACGGCCGCAACGTTGCGCTCGCCGAAGAGGCGGTCGTCGAGAGCCGCTCCTTCACCGATCAGGAGGCGCTGGCGCAGGGCCTCGTCGACGTCGTGGCGTCCGACCTCGCGCAGCTCCTGCTGGCGCTCGAGGGACGGACCTGGGAGAAGGCCGGCCGCAAGGGCACCCTGGCCCTCTCCGGGGCGCGAATCTCCGAGGTCGAGATGTCGCCGCTGCAGCGGATGCTGGCGGCGATCGTCCACCCCAACATCGCCTATCTGCTGATGTCGATCGGATTCCTCGGCATCTACTTCGAGCTCGCCCATCCCGGAGCGGTGCTCCCGGGCGTCGTCGGAGCGATCGCCCTCGTCCTCGGTCTCTATGCGCTCTCGGTGCTGCCGGTGAATCTCGCCGGTGTCGGGTTGATCCTGCTGGCGCTGGTCTTCTTCATCGCCGAGATCAAGGTGACGAGCTACGGTCTGCTCGCCGTCGGCGGTATCATCGCCCTCGTGCTCGGCTCGCTGTTGCTGTTTCGCGACCTCGATCCGGCGCTGCGCCTGAGCCGGGGGCTCGTCGCCACGACCGCCCTCGTCGCGGCGCTCCTGGTCGGCTTCCTCGCCGTGCTCGCCGCCCGGGCCCAGCGCTCGCCGGTGTTCGCCGGCAAGGGGGGCCTCGAGGGCGAGCTCGGCCGGGCGATCGAAGACCTCGATCCGGCCGGCCGGGTGTTCGTGCACGGGGAGATCTGGAACGCCGACGCGGAGGCTCCGGTGCGCGCGGAGCAGAGCGTCCGGGTGGTCGGCGTCGACGGGCTGCGCCTCAAGGTGCGGCCGGAAGAGAGGAGCAGCTAGTGCCCCAGGAATTCGCCATCATCCTCGTGCTCGTCGCCTTCGGCATCTCGCTGCTCCGGCTCTGGATCAAGGTGCTGAAGGAGTACGAGCGCGGCGTCGTCTTCCGGCTCGGCCGTGTGCTCGCCGAGCCCAAAGGTCCGGGCCTCATCTTCCTGTTCTGGCCGCTCGATCGCATGGTGACGATTCCCCTGCGCACCGTGGTTCTCGACGTGCCGGCGCAGGATGTCATCACGCGCGACAACGTCTCGGTCAAGGTCAATGCCGTGCTCTATTTCCGGGTCGTCGATCCGGTGAAGGCGGTCGTCTCGGTGGAGAACTACCTTTACGCCACCAGCCAGTTGGCCCAGACCACGCTGCGCTCGGTGCTCGGCCAGGCGGAGCTCGATGAGCTCCTCTCCGAGCGGGACAGGCTCAACGAGCGCCTGCAGGAGATCATCGACAAACACACCGATCCCTGGGGCATCAAGATCTCGATGGTCGAGGTGAAGCACGTCGACCTGCCGCAGGAGATGCAGCGCGCCATGGCGCGCCAGGCCGAAGCCGAACGCGAGAAGCGCGCCAAATTCATCCATGCGCAGGGCGAGCTCGACGCCTCGAAGGCGCTCGGCGAGGCGGCGAACTCGATCTCGCAGAATCCGGTGACGCTCCAGCTGCGCTATCTCCAGACGCTCACCGAGATCGCCGCCGAGAACAACTCGACGATCATCTTCCCGCTGCCGATCGAGCTCCTGAAGTCGTTCTTTCCGAACTCTTCGCAGAACAAGTAGCGGCCGGGCGTCCGCCGTCGTGAGGAAAAGTGGAGGCAGTCTTGGAATCGAGTGAATCGCACGAGCCGAGCTATTACGAGGTCGCGCTCACCAACCGGCAGGTACTGATCGCCTTCGTGGTGCTCCTCACCTGCCTCGTGACGGCGTTCCTTTCGGGCGTCTGGATCGGACGGGGAGGGAGCTCGCCGGCCCGCATCCCGCCGGCGACCCTCGAAGCGGCCGCGACCTCGACCGAGCCGCCGCTCGAGCAACTGACCTTCTTCAATGGCAAAGAGGCCGGCACCCGGACGTCCGGCGCGGCCGGCTCCGGAGCGGCCCCGGTGGCCGCCGAGCGTGTCGCGCCGCCCGCTGCGGACGCCCCTGCGACGGCCGAGGAGCGCGCCACCGAGACGATGCGCCAGAACCTCGACGCCACCATGGCGGCGAACCGGACGATTCCGGCGCCAGCTGCCGCTGCGCCGACGGCCACCACCCCGAAGGCGACGCCGGCGGCCGCTGCACCTCCGGCCACGACAGCTCCGGCGAAGGCACCGGCGCCTGCCAAGAAGGAGCCCGCGGCAGCGAAACCCGCTGTTGCCGGGAAGACTTTCGTGCAGGTCTACTCGTCCAACAACGGCCCGCGCGCCAGGGAGATCGTCGCGCAACTGCGCAAGGGCGGCTTTACCGTGGTCATGACCGAAACGCCGAAAGGCGGCGGCACGAACTACCGCGTGCGGGTCGGACCCTATGCCGAGCGCACCAAGGCGGAGGCCGCTGCGACGCGGTTGCGGCGGGATTTCCGGCTCGAAACCTGGGTGACCGATTCGCCCTAGCGACCCGGTCGTAGGTAGCCCGCTCGCTGCCACCGGGGGCGCGGCGGCGAGCGGACCCCTGCGCTCCTCGGGGTCTCGGAGTCCGCTCACCATCACCCTTCTCGCGGCGCTCGCGGGGGGAGCGTTGTGGGGACTCTGCTTCTCGGTCCGACCGTGGCTTCCGATCTGCCTGGTCGGTCTGGTGCCGCTCTTCCTGCTCCTGGGGCAGCCGCGGGCCTGGCTCCTCGGCTGGCTGCACGGCTTCGCGACCTGGAGCGTGGCGCTTTTCTGGCTCGTCGACACGCTCACGACCTACGGNNNNNNNNNNNNNNNNNNNNNNNNNNNNNNNNNNNNNNNNNNNNNNNNNNNNNNNNNNNNNNNNNNNNNNNNNNNNNNNNNNNNNNNNNNNNNNNNNNNNCGCGGCTGCTCGGTGCTGCTGAACTCGGTCTCCGAAGCCCCCGGCGAGGCAGACGAGCGCTATTTCAACTCGGCGCTCCTGATCTCGCCCGGCCGGCAGCCGGCACGCTACGACAAACGCCACCTCGTGCCGTTCGGCGAATACGTGCCGCTCGCCAGCGTCTTCTCGTTCATCTCGAGCCTGGCGAGGAACGCCGGAGATTTCTCTCCTGCCGACCGTATCCAACTTCTCGATTGGGAGGGGGAGCGTCTCGGCCCGGCCATCTGTTACGAGGTCGTCTTTCCGGACGAGGTCGCCCAACTCACCCGCGCCGGCGCGACCGTCCTGGTGAGCCTGACGAACGACGCCTGGTACGGCGACACCGCGGCGCCCTGGCAGCATCTGCGGGCGGCGCGCTTCCGCGCCGCGGAGAACCGCCGCTGGCTGCTGCGCGCCGCGATCACCGGGGTCTCCGCGGTCGTCGCGCCGGACGGCTCGGTGCGCGGCGAGCTCGGAGTCGGCGAAAGCGGGCTCCTCCGGGCGCGGTTCGAGGGGCGCTCCGATCTGACACCGTTCGCCCGCGCGCCCTGGACGGTGCCGGCGCTCTGCGCCGCGCTCCTGGCTCTGGCATTCGGACGCCGCCCCCGGCGCTAAACCGTTCCCTCGCAGAAGGTTCGCTCCGCTGCCGCGGCGAAGGAGGTTCGACGTCCGGGAGCCCGCTTGATATTCTGCGCCCCGACATGCTCGCCTCCGAACTGCAGCAGCGCCTCGGCCGCCTGAGCGAAGAGCTCGCCACGATCCGGGGGTATCTTTGAAGAAGCCGGCGTCGAAGATCAGCTGAAGGACATCGACCGGCAGATGGAGATGCCGGGATTCTGGGACAAGCCGACCGAGTCGGCCGGTCTCATGCAGAAGCGCCGGCAGATCGAGCGCAAGGTGGCGAACCTGCGCTCGTTGAGGTCCGACGCCGAGGAGATCGCGACCTGGCAGGAGCTCCTGGGCTCCTCCGGCGACGCCGACCCCGACGCGCTGCGCTTCGTCGAACGCCTCGAGCGCGAGGTGGGTGAGCTCGATCTGCAGTTGAAGCTCTCCGGACCCGATGACGACAAGAACGCCTTGATGGCGATCAACGCCGGCGCCGGCGGCACCGAGTCGCAGGACTGGGCCTCGATGCTGCTGCGCATGTACGTGCGCTGGGCGGAGAAGCAGGGCTATGCCCTCGAGCTCATGGACCAGCAGGACGGCGAAGAGGCCGGAATCAAGAGCGCGACGTTCGCGGTGCGCGGCCCGAACGCCTTCGGCTATCTGAACGGCGAGAACGGCGTGCACCGCCTGGTGCGGATCAGCCCTTTTGACTCGCAGGCGCGGCGCCACACATCGTTCGCCTCCGTCTACGTCTATCCGGAAGTCGACGACACGATCGAGATCGAGATCAACGACAAGGACCTGCGCGTCGACACTTTCCGCTCGTCCGGTGCCGGCGGCCAGCACGTCAACAAGACCGACTCGGCGATCCGCATCACGCACCTGCCGACCAACATCGTCGTGCAGTGCCAGAACGAGCGCAGCCAGATCAAGAACCGCGCCCAGGCGATGAAGATGCTGCGCGCCCGGCTCTACGACCTGGAGCTCAAGAAGCGCAAGGCGGAGCAGGACAAGGTCGAAGGCGCCAAGATGGACAACGCCTGGGGCAGCCAGATCCGCAGCTACGTCCTGCAGCCCTACCGCATGGTCAAGGACCACCGCACCGGCGAGACCGTGGGCGATGCCGACGGCGTTCTCGACGGCGCCATCGACCCGTTCCTCGAAGCCTGGCTCAAGGGAAGGATCGCCGCCCCGGGCTCCGACAGCGACGCGGACTCCCTGTAGGAGCGGGGCGCTGCCACCCTGCGACGCGGCAGGGGCTCCGCGGTGCCGGTGCTAGTCTCACCCGGGCCCCGCCATGCACATTCCCGACGGCTACCTCAGCCCCTCGACCTGCGCGGTGCTCTACGCCGCGGCGATGCCGTTCTGGGCGGCGGCGCTGCGCCGTGTGCGGGCACTCCTCGCCACCCGCTTCGTGCCATTGGTGTCGCTCTTCGCGGCATTCTCATTCGTCATCATGATGTTCAACCTGCCGCTGCCCGGTGGAACGACGGGGCACGCGGCGGGCATCGCCATGGCCGCAATCGTCCTTGGCCCCTGGGGGGCGACGATCGCCATCTCGGTGGCGCTCGCCATCCAGGCGCTGCTCTTTGGCGACGGAGGGATCCTGGCGCTCGGCGCCAACTGCTTCAACATCGCGGTCGCCGGCTCGTGGACGGCGGCGGCGGTCTACCGGCTCGTCGCCGGCAGCTCGCCGATCGACGCCCGGCGGCGGGTCCTCGCGGGCGGGCTCGCCGGCTACTGCGCGATCAACGTCGCGGCGCTGCTCACCGCGTTCGAGCTCGGCCTGCAGCCGCTGCTCTTCCACGACGCCACCGGTGCGGCGCTCTACGCTCCGTACCCGCTCGCAGTGGCCCTGCCGGCGATGATGCTCGGGCACCTGACCTTCGCCGGCTTTGCGGAGGGGCTGCTCACCGCGGGCGTCGTGCGCTACCTCCAACAGAGCGAGCGCGGTCTGCTCGGGTCCGGAGCGTTCGGTGGCGGTGTCGCGAGTCCAACCCCGGCGGTCGGCGCGCCCCGGCCGGCGCCGACGTTCTTCGCTGCGCGCGGGCTGTGGGCGTTGCTGGGGCTCCTGCTGGTGCTCTCGCCCCTGGGCCTGCTCGCCGCCGGCAGCGCCTGGGCGGAGTGGAGCCCGGAGGATTTCTCCGATCCGGCGGCGCGGGCGGGAATTGCCGCGGCGAGTGGCGGAGCCCTGCTCCCGGCCGCAGCTCCGAGCGGGCTCGTGCAGCTCTCAGCCCTCTGGACGGCACCGCTGCCGGACTATGCCCCCGCCTTTCTCCGCAGCGCGACGATGGGCTATCTGGTGTCGGCTTTCGTCGGCGTCGGGCTCATCCTGCTCGCGGTCGCCGGCCTGCAAGCCATCGGCGACCGGTTTCGGCGCGGCGGCTCTCCTGCCGCGCTGTCGCAGGAATGACCTCTCAGCATGGGAATGCCCCGGCGAAGGTCCCGGCGGCGGTGGCGTCCACCGGTTTCCGTCTGGCCGGCCGTTCGCCGATCGAGCGCACGCTCGCCGAGTTGCTGCGGGTGGCCGAGCGCTCGCTGCATGCCGAAGAGACCGCCCGTCGCGGCGGGGCTCTCCAGTCGCTCGATGCCCGTGCGAAGTGGCTCGGCTTCGCCGGCTTCGTCGTGGCGGCCGGGCAGGCGCGGACCTTCGCCATTCTCGGCGCGCTCTTCGCCGGAGCGCTGGTGCTCGCGCTGCTGTCTCGGCTGAGGCTGCGGGAGCTCGCGCTGCGTGCCTGGCTGCCAGCGTTGCTCTTCACCGCGCTCGTGGGCGGTCCGGCGCTCGTCATCACGCCGGGTCCGCCGGCGCCGGGCCTCCCGGAAGCGCTGGGCATCACGGCTGCAGGGGCGCGTTCCGTCGGCTTTCTCCTGTTGCGGGTGGAGACCATCACGTCGTTGACCTTGCTCCTCGTGCTGACGACCCCCTGGGCGCGCCTGCTCGCGGCGCTGCGCAGTCTGCGCGCGCCGGCGACCGTGGTGGTGATTCTCGGCATGACCTACCGCTTCCTCTTCCTGCTGCTCGCGAGCGCCCGCGATCTCTTCCTCGCCCGGCGCAGCCGCACCGTGGGGAGGCTCCCGACGCCGGAGGCGCGCAGGCTCTTCGCGCGCACGACGGGCGTTTTGCTGTCGAAGACGATGTCGACGAGCCAGCAGGTCTACCTGGCGATGCTGTCGCGTGGCTTCACCGGCGAGGCGCGGTTGCTCGAGCCGCTGGCGATGCGCGGCCGGGACTGGGTCGCCGTCGCCGCGAGTCTCGGTATCAGCGCGGCCGCGATCTGGTCGGGGAGATGAGCAACCCGGCGAGCAGCACAGTCGGGCCGCTCTTCGAGCTGCGCGAGGTGAGCTTCCGCTACGAGGAGATCGTCGCGATCGATGCCTGCTCGCTCGTTCTCGAACGCGGCACGCGCGTCGCGCTCCTGGGCGCCAACGGCTCGGGCAAGTCGACCCTTCTGCTGCTGCTCGATGCCCTGCAGCCGCCGTCGTCGGGCACGATCCGGTTCGACGGGCGGGAGCTCACTCCCGAAGCACTGCTCGACGAGCGCGCGAACCACGAGTTTCGCCGCCGGGTCGGCTTCGTCTTCCAGAATCCGGAGGTGCAGCTGTTCAACCCGACGGTGCGCGACGAGATCGCCTTCGGCCCGCTGCAGCTCGGCTGGCCGACAGAGCGGATCCGCGACGAGGTCGAGCGCATGGTCGACAGGATGCAGCTGCGCGCGGTGGTCGAGCGGCCGACCTTCCGCCTGTCGATGGGGGAGAAGAAGCGGGTGGCGATCGCTTCGGTGCTGATCCTCGACCCGGAAGTGATCCTCCTCGACGAGCCGACCGCCGGGCTCGATCCGCGCAGTCAAAGCGGCGTCATCGACCTGCTCGAGCAGTGGCAGGGGACGGCGCGCACGGTGATCGTCGCGACGCACGACCTCGGGGTGATCGAAGAGATCGCCGACCGCTGCCTGGTCTTCCAGCAGGGCCGCCTGGTTGCCGACCGCCCGCCGGCGGAGATCGTCCGCGACCTCGATCTCCTCACCAGCACCGGTCTCGTCCACAGCCATCGTCACTCGCACGGCCCGGGTGTCCACCACTCTCACCCGCATCTGCATCGCCACCAGCATGGCGAGTCCTAGCTCGACCTTCGGGGAGGCGGCAGCGCCAGAAGAGTAGACTCTGGGTTGACGCGGCAGGGCGCTTTCGCCCGGGAGCACGACAATGACAGGCCGACTCGCTGCGAGGATCGTCCGCGCGCTTCTTGTCTCAGGACTCTGCGCCGCGGGCGGGGCCCGGGGCGCGGTCATCGCGGTCGACGGCACGACCTGCAATCTGGGCGATGCCATCCTCTCGGCGAACGGCGACACTGCGGTCGGCGGTTGCACCGCGGGCACCGGCGCCGACATGCTGGTGCTGGGTGCCGATGTCGTGCTGACGGCTCCCGTGACGGCGGTCGTCGAG
Proteins encoded in this region:
- a CDS encoding VTT domain-containing protein, translated to MPLAANGSRQKEVRALFPLALLLLLLLPGLSASVVWADAPEPAPASESPSGNWAGGLLGTLEQIDPESGSGGPGRLSLRHQLLLGLLLAAATLVSEDLTCVAAGLLVSHGKLSFAAATAACLAGIFVGDLLLVLAGRLLGRRLLERVPFRWVLTRETLDRAERWFTARGDRVVLASRFVPGSRLPLFLAAGILRAPFARVAVALLLAGVVWTPLLVGLSAWTGGAILTQFRSYERVALPAIVAAFAVVFLFVRIVVPLFTWRGRRLLLGRFRRLTLWEFWPAWLFQFPVVLHGLWLGLRHRHLTLFTAANPGIPSGGFVEESKSDILRGLAGAPVARFRVVDLPTDPDRRLARLETAMREAGLGFPVVLKPDVGERGRGVAVVRSGAELARYLEQSAGRVLLQQYIPGEEFGVFYVRHPEEERGRIISITGKRFPVVVGDGRRRLEELILADDRAVCMAPYYLQANLERLDEVPAPAERVQLVEIGNHCRGTVFLDAREHRTAELEAAIEALARTFPGFYFGRFDLRVPSVGQFRAGLELTILELNGVTSEATHIYAPGASLLAAYRTLFEQWRLAFAIGAANVALGASATGLGALVRLLRNRSARFGTIAPLSPAETAAAAPSRHDPDQE
- a CDS encoding NRDE family protein; its protein translation is MCTASWLTAGDRFHFFFNRDERRTRAIGLPPGERQANGISYLSPTDPDSGGTWFAATVRGLILALLNRSIDGQPPAAGRRSRGSLIPALVGARDLPEVAALLRGLPLVECAPFRLIANLPGEGALGAVWNGSDLQTQAITTDSGLLCSSSRGDLEVTRVRSELWTARTGERAARGVEELRRFHRSHAPTRSASSVCMHRDDASTVSHLEVLRETARVEVAYFDGAPCCAGAPERSTLALLTGSGSR
- a CDS encoding DinB family protein, with the protein product MEVLPPVVAANLHCLEQALELLGRLPESAFARTPERHARTVGPHLRHVLDHYSAFLAGLPAFRVDYDARAREPRLESDLEFAAARMREIVGELVLVDEDLMELPIQIRLESGGSTGPGGPDADHWSHSTVRRELQFLLSHTVHHFALISILLERFAIAVPEDFGIAPSTLKYWQAQGSCAPLPG
- a CDS encoding nodulation protein NfeD translates to MRDPRSQFRLIVSALPALLALTLFAGGSAAMAQTGPAGSEPAGGSATLPSPETPAAQSGPTDLPRPPITVVHLRLRSILQPVAQQFLVEALADADRNGAALLVVELDTPGGLLSSTREISTAMLGAATPVVVYVAPSGAQAASAGFFLLMAADFAAMAPGTNTGAAHPVGGQGETIEGVMGEKVEQDAAATIRALAGRHGRNVALAEEAVVESRSFTDQEALAQGLVDVVASDLAQLLLALEGRTWEKAGRKGTLALSGARISEVEMSPLQRMLAAIVHPNIAYLLMSIGFLGIYFELAHPGAVLPGVVGAIALVLGLYALSVLPVNLAGVGLILLALVFFIAEIKVTSYGLLAVGGIIALVLGSLLLFRDLDPALRLSRGLVATTALVAALLVGFLAVLAARAQRSPVFAGKGGLEGELGRAIEDLDPAGRVFVHGEIWNADAEAPVRAEQSVRVVGVDGLRLKVRPEERSS
- a CDS encoding slipin family protein — translated: MPQEFAIILVLVAFGISLLRLWIKVLKEYERGVVFRLGRVLAEPKGPGLIFLFWPLDRMVTIPLRTVVLDVPAQDVITRDNVSVKVNAVLYFRVVDPVKAVVSVENYLYATSQLAQTTLRSVLGQAELDELLSERDRLNERLQEIIDKHTDPWGIKISMVEVKHVDLPQEMQRAMARQAEAEREKRAKFIHAQGELDASKALGEAANSISQNPVTLQLRYLQTLTEIAAENNSTIIFPLPIELLKSFFPNSSQNK
- a CDS encoding SPOR domain-containing protein, which translates into the protein MESSESHEPSYYEVALTNRQVLIAFVVLLTCLVTAFLSGVWIGRGGSSPARIPPATLEAAATSTEPPLEQLTFFNGKEAGTRTSGAAGSGAAPVAAERVAPPAADAPATAEERATETMRQNLDATMAANRTIPAPAAAAPTATTPKATPAAAAPPATTAPAKAPAPAKKEPAAAKPAVAGKTFVQVYSSNNGPRAREIVAQLRKGGFTVVMTETPKGGGTNYRVRVGPYAERTKAEAAATRLRRDFRLETWVTDSP
- the lnt gene encoding apolipoprotein N-acyltransferase; the protein is RGCSVLLNSVSEAPGEADERYFNSALLISPGRQPARYDKRHLVPFGEYVPLASVFSFISSLARNAGDFSPADRIQLLDWEGERLGPAICYEVVFPDEVAQLTRAGATVLVSLTNDAWYGDTAAPWQHLRAARFRAAENRRWLLRAAITGVSAVVAPDGSVRGELGVGESGLLRARFEGRSDLTPFARAPWTVPALCAALLALAFGRRPRR
- the prfB gene encoding peptide chain release factor 2 (programmed frameshift), which translates into the protein MLASELQQRLGRLSEELATIRGYLEEAGVEDQLKDIDRQMEMPGFWDKPTESAGLMQKRRQIERKVANLRSLRSDAEEIATWQELLGSSGDADPDALRFVERLEREVGELDLQLKLSGPDDDKNALMAINAGAGGTESQDWASMLLRMYVRWAEKQGYALELMDQQDGEEAGIKSATFAVRGPNAFGYLNGENGVHRLVRISPFDSQARRHTSFASVYVYPEVDDTIEIEINDKDLRVDTFRSSGAGGQHVNKTDSAIRITHLPTNIVVQCQNERSQIKNRAQAMKMLRARLYDLELKKRKAEQDKVEGAKMDNAWGSQIRSYVLQPYRMVKDHRTGETVGDADGVLDGAIDPFLEAWLKGRIAAPGSDSDADSL
- the cbiM gene encoding cobalt transporter CbiM — translated: MHIPDGYLSPSTCAVLYAAAMPFWAAALRRVRALLATRFVPLVSLFAAFSFVIMMFNLPLPGGTTGHAAGIAMAAIVLGPWGATIAISVALAIQALLFGDGGILALGANCFNIAVAGSWTAAAVYRLVAGSSPIDARRRVLAGGLAGYCAINVAALLTAFELGLQPLLFHDATGAALYAPYPLAVALPAMMLGHLTFAGFAEGLLTAGVVRYLQQSERGLLGSGAFGGGVASPTPAVGAPRPAPTFFAARGLWALLGLLLVLSPLGLLAAGSAWAEWSPEDFSDPAARAGIAAASGGALLPAAAPSGLVQLSALWTAPLPDYAPAFLRSATMGYLVSAFVGVGLILLAVAGLQAIGDRFRRGGSPAALSQE